agaaagctaaggtaactgagctaaacgactaccgccccgtagcactcacttccgtcatcatgaagtgctttgagagactagtcaaggaccatatcacctccaccctacctgacaccctagacccactccaatttgcttactgcccaaataggtccacagacgatgcaatctcaaccacactgcacactgccctaacccatctggacaagaggaatacctatgtgagaatgctgttcatcaactacagctcggcattcaacaccatagtaccctccaagctcgtcatcaagctcgagacccgggtctcgaccccgccctttgcaactgggtactggacttcctgatgggcctcccccaggtggtgagattaggcaacaacatctcctccccgctgatcctcaacacgggggccccataagggtgcgttctgagccctctgctgtactccctgttcacccacgactgcatggccacgcacgcccccaactcaatcatcaggtttgcggacgacacaacagtggtaggcttgattaccaacaacgacgagactgcctacagggaggaggtgagggccctcggagtgtggtgtcaggaaaataacctcacactcaacgtcaacaaaactaaggagatgattgtggacttcaggaaacagcagagggaacacccccctatccacatcgatggaacagtagttgagagggtagcaagttttaagttcctcggcatacacatcacagacaaactgaattggtccactcacacagacagcatcgtgaagaaggcgcagcagcgcctcttcaacctcaggaggctgaagaaattcggcttgtcaccaaaagcactcacaaacttctacagatgcacaatcgagagcattctggcgggctgtatcaccgcctggtacggcaactgctccgccctcaaccgtaaggctctccagagggtagtgaggtctgcacaacgcatcaccgggggcaaactacctgccctccaggacacctacaccacccgacgttacaggaaggccataaagatcatcaaggacatcaaccacccgagccactgcctgttcaccccgctatcatccagaaggcgaggtcagtacaggtgcatcaaagctgggaccgagagactgaaaaacagcttctcaaggccatcaggctgttaaacagccaccactaacattgagtggctgctgccaacacactttTATATTGACACTgattcaactccagccactttaataatgggaattgacgggaaatgatgtaaatatatcactagccactttaaacaatgctaccttatataatgttacttaccctacattattcatctcatatgcatacgtatatatatactgtactctataccatccttatgtacatatccttatgtaatacatgtatcactagccactttaactatgccactttgttaacatactcatctcatatgtatatactgtactcaataccatctactgtatcttgcctatgctgccctgtaccatcactcattcatatatccttatttacatattctttatccccttacactgtgtataagacagtagatttggaattgttagttagattacttgttggttattactgcattgtcggaactagaagcacaagcattttgctacactcgcattaacatctgctaaccatgtgtatgtgacaaataaaatttgatttgatttgaggttcaTGCTAACACTAATGCTAACAAAATGCTTACACCACAGATTttatataactaaccctaacactcgCTATATGCTAGTGCTAGGTAAATGCTGACACTAGATAAATGCGAACACTAGCTGAATGCTACGGCTAACAATGGCAATGATGACAACGTTTAACATTGGTGTCAACGCAGTAATAAATGTGGTATTGTGACAATGTGGACTCCATATTCTCTCACAGGATGGGAAGTGGgctgataatttgtgtgagaagACCTACGGATACATGTGTAAGAAAAAGGCCTCCACCAAACCGGTGGCAGGTGCCCCAGAGGAAGATAGTCCAGGATGTAAGCTGGTGAGTGAGGTCATTTCCTGTTTGTTGAAAGGGAGAGTACAGTAACTAATGAATACAAAATTATATCACGTGAAATGGAAGCTTGAAAATGATTCTAGATAAGGACTAGAATGATGTCATCTTGACTGACAAAGATCCACCAGTAGGAGGATAATTGTTTCTGTATTTTTGTCATCAAGGGCTGGATCCGGTATGGTTCTTACTGCTACAACGTTGGATCagaaaccaaaacatttgatgAGGCCAAGCAGACCTGCCAGCGGAGTGACTCAATCCTGGTGGAAGTGGCTGACAGGTACGGTATCACATCATGACCATTTTATAAGGATAAGATATATTTGACTCACTTATTTGAGTCATATCCTCGACAAGATAAGTTGTCAGATAACAGAttgaacgtgtgtgtgtttgttggttggGTTGTAGGTATGAAAATGCCTTCCTGGTCAGTTTGGTGGGTTTGAGGCCGGAGAAGTACTTCTGGACTGGACtttccaacatggcggatatagACACGTTCAAGTGGACGACCAGTTCGGAGGTCAAGTTCACCCACTTCAACGTGGGCATGCCAGGTACAGTGTTCTTTTCCCACAATGGTGATTGATTGTAGCAACTGATGATCGATTGTGTCACAAACGTCGCcagggaaatgaccggaccaaggtgcagcgtggtgagcgtacatttctttttattatgaatgtcaccaacaaaacaagaaacaacaatACGAACGTGAAActtactagggctatacaggccactaccaaagtcaactacccacaactaaggtggcaaaacaggctgcctaagtataatttccaatcagagacaacgatagacagctgtccctgattgagaaccaaacccagccaaaacatagaacagaaaacatagaaataaagaaactagaatgcccaccctagtcacaccctggcctaaccaaattaGAGAATagaagcctctctatggccagggcgtgacagtacccccaaaggtgcggactccggccgcaaaacctgactctataggagagggtccgggtgggcatctacttTGGTgcagaccccgctccacctctgtcttcccccactttggtggcgcctctggactggggaccctcgctgcaggccccggactggaggccgtcactagaggctccggactggagacagTCGCTGGAGGCTTCGTTACATGAatcgtcactggaggcttcgtgccatggatcatcactggaagcTTCATAccatggatcaccactggaggcttcgtgccacggatcatcactggaggctttgtgccatggatcatcaccggAGTGAGGAGACGTACAGGCAGCCTGGTGTGTGGAGCTCAGCAGGctggactcaccaggctggggaatgtacaggaggcctggttctgggagcaggcacaggatacactgggccgtggaggcgcactggaggtctcgagcgtaGAGCcgacacaacccgtcctggctggatggttacTTTCGCTCGCCAACTGCGGGGTGCTAGCACAGTacacactgggctgtgcagacgcaccggagacacagtgcgcagagccggcACCATCCGTCCTGGCTGTATTCCCACTCTAGCCTGGCCGATGCGGGGAGCTGGAATATAGCACACCGGGCTATGagtgcgcactggagacaccgtacgcatcactgcataacacggtgcctgaccagtcacactctccccacggtaagcacggggagttggctcaggtctccaacctgactcagccaatctcctcGTGTGCTCCCCCCATTTtggggggggctgcctctcgtgcctgctCCGCTGTGCCAACTCCTCGTATTGTCGCTGCTCTGCTTTCGCCGCCTCTATCTCCTCCCTTGGACGCCGATACTCTCCAGCCTTTGCccagaaataaagaaactagaatgcccaacctagtcacaccctggcctaaccaaaatagagaataaaagcctctctacggccagggcgtgacagattgTAGCAGGAACTGTCATTGGTATGACGACGGCGGTATTAGAGGACTACTTTCTCCCACACCTTAACTGCATGGCAAATGTTGGAACCAAATTAAACTACTCAATTATTCTCATCTTTCTGTGTGTTTGAAAAAAGACAGAAAACAAGGCTGCATAGCTATGATAACTGGAATGTTTGCGGGACTGTGGGATGTGGTCAGCTGCAGCAACAAGGAGAAGTACATCTGTAAGAAAATGGCGGAGGGCGTCACATCAACAATGGCCCCTCCCACCACCCCGGCACTGAGCTGTCCTTCTGGGTGGTCACCTGCTGCTAAAAGGAATGTCTGTTACAAGGTACAGTTGGGGAACATGCTGTACATGTTCTGTATGTGAAACAAACACTTTGATCAGTGAATTTAAGTGAATAGTTATTGTTTTTATCAATAATTTAATCAATGAGCATAAAATCATTGATAATCCTTAATTataataattaattaataatTCATCAATAATAATTTTCTCTCCCCTCAATAAGCTTTACAGAAAAGAGACTGAAAAGAAGAAGTCATGGTCAGAGGCGCGGGAATTCTGCAAGGCCATTGGTGGTGATCTGATGAGCATTCACAGTGCCACAGACCTGAACGGCTCTCCGTAAGTTATCCTCATAACTGTCTCTGTTGCCATGAGTATCAGTCAAAACCAGTGTGGTCCTATTAACCACTGTCTGTGGTTGAAGTCAAAATCAGCACGGTCGTAATAACCACTATTTATGGTTGAAATCCACACGGTCATAATAACCACTGTCTATGGTTGAAAACCACAAAGTCATAATAACCACTGTCTGTGGTTGAAATCAAAATCAACACGGTCATAATAACCACTGTCTGTGGTTGAAATCAAAATCAACACGGTCATAATAACCACTGTTTGTGGTTGAAATCAAAATCAACACGGTCATAATAACCACTGTCTGTGGTTGAAAACCACACAGTCATAAAAACCACTGTCTATGGTTGAAATCAAAATCAACACGGTCATAATAACCACTGTCTGTGGTTGAAAACCATACAGTCATAAAAACCACTGTCTGTGGTTTCCATTCTCTCTGTTCAGGTATCATTCCTCTGATGCAGCCTGGATCGGCCTCAGCAATCTGGATCCCTCTGCAGGGTTCGTCTGGGCTGACGGATCAGCAGTGAGTAGCCTGCCACCTCATCTTTACTGTGATATTCCTTCTCCTTACAAGTAgtttattacacactactcttgTTTCAGTCATTCATTTGCAGTCATTGTCTTTAAAGGGAATGAAAGTTCATACAGTACTATGGTGTCCATATAAGGAGAGCCTCAGCCTGAGGCTAATATGGACACCATACAATGCTACTGTGTAACATTATTCCGATTTTGTTCTCCAGTTCAGTTATGAGAATTGGGGATTTGGAGAACCAAACAACTACAACGATAACGAAAAATGCGCAGAGGTCCAGTTTTACTACGGACGCCACTGGAATGATCGACATTGTGATGCCTACAATGACTGGATTTGCGAGATTCGCAAAGGTACAGTAGACCATATCTGCTGGAGCACCGACTTCACCGGCCACTGGGCACAgccgtcaattcaacatctattccacgttggtttaaacaacattgattcaaccagtgtgtgtgcCCAATGGGCATGCAGTTCATGTCAGTCATGAAACTATTGATGAACATAGAATTTTGACCTTCAACCTTGCAGATGTGCTCACCCAAACTTTTTTTGGTATCCACAGGGGTTACCCCAAAGCCCCATCCCACTCAAGTTGAGCCAGGTAATGCATAGGATCTTGGGAATATGTCCAGTTTCCTGTTTCTCATTCCTCCACTTCCTgtctccacttcctccttctcACTATCCCTGCTCTCCTTCAAGCTCTTGGCCTTTCCCTTAAGTTAAATGAATCACTGCACACCTTCTATCATTTAGTTTGCGAAGCATAGTTCAACACAAACACTAAGAGAAAATGTACTCTGTGAAAATGTACTATTAAAAATGTCTAACAGGAAATGTACTCCTTTTTTACATGCCTTTTCAGTGTACAACACTACAAAGGACGGCTGGATTGAGTACAACGACACTCAGTATTTCTTCAACACTGAGAATCTCCCCATGGACGTGGCGAGAGAATTCTGTAAAAAGAACTTTGGTGACCTGGTGGTCATTACtgcagagagcgagaggaagttTATATGGAAACAGGTAGACacttctatactgaacaaaaatataaatgcaacatgaaaAAATGTCagttcatatacagtaccagtcaaatgtttggacactttttctttatttttactattttctacataacaGAATAATAGTATACACATCactactatgaaataacacatatggaatcatgtagtaaccaaaaaagtgttaaacaaatccaaatatattttatatttgagattctttaaagtagccaccttttgccttgatgacagctttgcacactcttggaattctctcaaccagcttcacctggaacgcTTTTCCAAGTCTTGAAGGAGGTCCCAGATATGCTGAGAACTTATTGGCTgtgtttccttcactctgtggtccaactcatcccaaaccatttcaattgggttgaggtcgggtgattgtggaggccaggtcatctgatgcagcactccatccctctccttcttgttcaaatagcccttacacaacctggaggtgtattttgggtcattgttctgttgaaaaacaaatgagagtcccactaagcgcaaaccagattagatgacgtatcgctgcagaatgctgtggtagacatgctggttgaACCACACATATGAGGATCATCCGTTCacatactctgcgtctcacaaagatacggcggttggtctcatcagaccaaaggacagatttccaccggtctaatgaccattgctcgtgtttcttggcccaagagaatctcttattattattattgtcctttagtagtggtttctttgtagtaattataccatgaaggcctgattcacgcagtctcctctgaacagttgatgttgagatgtgtctgttacttgaactctgtgaagcatttatttggcctgaAATTTattttccgaattgactgactatcatgtcttaaagtaatgatggactgtcatttctctttggttatttgagctgttcttgccatcatttttttaaccaaataaggctatcttctgtataccacacctaccttgtcacaacacaactgattagcacaaatgtattaattaaggcacacctgttaattgaaatgcatcccaggtgactacctcatgaagctggttgagagaatgacaacagtgtgcaaagctgtcatcaaggcaaagggtggctactttgaagaatctcaaatataaaatatatttggatttgtttaacacttttttggttactacatgattccatatgtgttatttcatatgtgttgatgtcttcactattattcaaaaagtagaaaacagtaaaaataaagaataacccttgaatgagtatgtgtccaaacttgactggtactgtaattaAATCTGTCAATTAAATacataaattaggccctaatctatggatttcacatcacTGGGAATACTGATTTGAAtctattggtcacagataccttgaaAGAATGTAGGGGCGTGGACCAGAAaaccagtcggtatctggtgtgcccaccatttgcctcatgcagcatgacGCATTTCCTTCGCATAGAGGTGATCAGGCtgatgattgtggcctgtggaatgttgttccattcctcttcaatggctgtgcgaagttgctggatattggcaagaACTGGAactggctgttgaacaagttgatccagagcatcccaaactggCTCAAATGTTGACATaactggtgagtatgcaggccatggaagaactgggacattttcagcttccaggaattgtgtacagatccttgcaacattgggccttgcattatcatgctgaaacatgaggtgatggtggtgaatgAATGTCACGACAATGGAACTCAGGATATCGTCATGGtctataaaatgcaattgtgttcattgtctgtagcttatgcctgaccATACCATAATAACCCCGCCGCCACCATGGTGCACTCTCTTCACATTGTTGTCTCACCCACAACACGCCATACACgtagtctgcagttgtgaggccgtttggacgttattctctaaaatgacattggaggcggcatATTGTAGAGAACTGAATATTcaatgatctggcaacagctctggtaaaCATTCCTggagtcagcatgctaattgcacattccctcaaaacttgagacatctgtggcattggtttgtatgacaaaactgcacattttagagtggcctttcctTGTCCCcaccacaaggtgcacctgtataatgatcacactgtttaatcagcttcttgatatgccacacctaccTGGTGGACGGATTGTCTTAACCAACGTGTGCACTAAaattgagagaaatacgctttttttGTGCGTTgctgaacatttctgggatcttttatttcagctcatgaaacatgagaccaaaactttacatgttgtgtttatatttgtgtatATGCAGTCCTGTGACGTCCGAAAAGCTTTGGTTCTTGGGATCTGATAAAGAGAGGATTTTTTTTACAGGATGACAACAAGTGTCACTGAAATGTTCAATGTTCAATCTAGAAATGGTTGTTTCCTCAAAGAGTTGCAACTTTTTTCCAGATATCTAGAGGATCCGAGGGACAATATTACATTGGAATGACCGTTGGTTTGGATAAGTCTTTTAGGTATGTAAAATGACTGTTGACTGTTCCCTGGACATTTAAAACAACCTGAAGTCCTACCACCTCTTTTCAGAGATATTTGTGCATGAGCATGTTTTGTTTGTCACAGTCCAGTGAACATGACTGAAATCTGTGCTTCTCTGCCGAGTGGAGAAACGTGTGCTTTCAAGGTGTGTAGTTGATTGAATAGATGCTCACAGTTCAGACTGGgtttgtgtactgtatgtttCAGCTGGTTGGATGGGTCTCCTGTTGTGTTTACCGCGTGGGATCAAAACGAACCCAACTTCGCCAACAATGATGAGAACTGTGTGACGATATACAAGAGTATGGGTACGTCTAATTCCAGAGGGATTTAGCAGTTATGCTCTCGTTACAGTGTTGTTATACTGCAACGTCCATGGGACTTTCTCTAACATTCAGGGGACGCTCCCAGGATGTCATTTTGTAAGCTGGGTCTATATCGGGTTGTGTCTCTTTGTTTCTCTGCATCTCTAGGGTACTGGAATGACATCAACTGTGGAGTAGAGCTGGCCTCCATTTGTAAAAGAACCACCAGTTTCACTAACACGACCATGGCCCCCACCACTGTACCCAAGGGAGGTTGTGTCCCAGAATGGATTGCTTTCCAGGGGAAGGTAactgctacactactacagtaccaccaccACATACTATAAAATCATACCGTAGGctacatactgtataactgtatggTACACCAGGAGAGAACCTCACACAAACTACTTTCCTTATCATGTGTCAAGGAAAAAAATCAAGTCCCAAGTGATGACCCAATGTGATGCTGACCTGTGTGTGGAGAGTTGTCattgcctgcatcccaaatggcaccttattcccctcatagtgcactactatgatGCATCATGTTTCCACAGTGCTACAAATTCATTGGAGACAGTGATAAGAAGCCGTGGCAGGAGGCCAGGACCTACTGCATTGACCAGGGAGGGAACCTGGCCTCTGTCCTCAGCGAGAAAGAGCAAGGTGGGTGAGAAGTCTATCCCTTTACACCTCACTGCTAAAGCTACCTGAGACATTGCCATTGCCCAAGGTAGAATGAAATAGAATGAACATAGAAATTCTCTAAAAGTAATTTAGCATATAACCATGCTATTAAAATTCTGTCAAATTTTGCGTGTTCAATTATATTGAGGATTTGTGCAATTATAAGCATGCAACAAGAAATCTTATAGACATTGGTTAACGAGTGCAAAATAATTGAAATGCTAACCAATGGAACAGGGGTTGATAAATATTTTTATGTAAACAGTAGATATGGATTCACCTGTTGACTCTTCATTGTTCTGACTGGTCTTCCTCCCAGCATTCCTTACCACCCAGATGCTTGGGAATCCTCAGGACATTTGGATAGGTCTGAACGACATCAACTGGGAGATGCGCTTCCTATGgacggaggggagaggggtttCCTATACCAACTGGGCAAAAGGGCATCCAACGTCAGTGCCAGACGGACGATATTCATTTATGGAAGAGGTACAAGACTTACAGTAAAAATAACTGTTTGCTGAACACAGATTAAGTGACTTCCTGGAAACAGATAAAAAATTGTTCTGAATAGTGAATCCCCCTTGAAAGTAGGTAGACTAAAATCTACTTTCAAGGAAGATTCTTTATTGAGAATTATTTTTAATCCAGAACTGCGCCTTCAATCTGGGTTTGGGAACCTTTACATGTTAGGCTTTGGGATTTTGATGGACTTATTGTCAATAAATCCAAATGCAAAACAGCCTTAATCAGTCAAATGAGAATTATGAAGAGGGGATCTAACCTTTTCATCTCCTTCCCAATCTCTCTTCCAGGTGTTTGACTGTGTGGTTCTGGTGGGCAGCTCTCAAAAACAGGCAGGAATGTGGAAGGTGGAGGACTGCTTAGTATCCCGTGGTTTCATCTGCAAAAGGAATATTGGTGAGAAGAAGCCATAGTTCAGTGAGGCTGCTCTAGGTttgcaaaattccagtaactttctCAAAATCCCCAGGTTTTTCAGAAATCCGTGAATCCTCCAAGCAGCATTTCTGGAGAACCTCACAGTTTTTGGCAAGTTATCGACAACCCTAGTGAGGCTGTTCAAATCCAATTCTTTGGTATGTGGTCCAATAGAGTATCCCTCTTTAGGTTCCCCTCCAACAAGTCTCCTTGGGTTTCAGATGCTCAGATTGTGGTCCCTGCCACCACAGAGTCAACGAAGACGTTCTACAAGCTGGGAAATGACTCCTTCAAACTGGTGGTCCAGAAGATGAACTGGGACGAGGCCCGGAGGCAATGTAAAGCAGACGATGCAGAGATGGCTAGCATCCTGAACCCCATCACCCAGGCCTTCATCACAATGCAGATCCAAAAATACAATGGGCCCGTGTGGATTGGCCTCAACAACAATTTGGTAAAAGAGGAGGAAAgtgggacacctagtcagttgtccagctgaatgtattcaactgaaatgtgtcttccgcatttaaaccaacccctctgaatcagagaggtgccttaatcgacatccacggaACCTgggagttaactgccttgctcgggCACAgagcaacagatttgtaccttgtcagtaaccttccggttactggtccaacgctctaaccgctaacCTGCAATGGTACAGAGACTAAATATTCTAAACAATATGTTGATCAGACTAATTATAATTATGGAGCTTTGTGATCTTGgggtggcagtgtagcctagtggttagagcgttggactcataaccgaaaggttgcaagatcaactccctgagatgacaaggtataaatctgttatctgcccctgaacaaggcagttaactcactatTCCTAGAACATCAAtgaagataagaatttgttcttaactgacttgcataattaaataaatgtaaaatctTAAAATTCATTTCTACAAGGCACAGCATGTAAAAAATGACCTAATTTTTAGGACTCTGGCTTTGGTTTAAGAGCTAGTGCAGCTCCAAAGAGGACTTAGCATTGATATGATCTCCCACTGTTATCCATTGGATCTCCTACTCTGACGTGTTCATTTAAGAAACCAAAGCGGTTTTGTATTTTTAAACCTATAAGCTTTCAGCTGGACCTTGCCCCCATTGTGTTTtgttgtctttgtctctgtctctcagactgaAGGGCATTTTAAGTGGGTGGATAACTGGCCTCTATCTTACACCAAATGGGGCGAAGATGAGCCAAAGAACAATATGGCCTGTGTTTACATGGATACGGACGCCAAGTGGAAGACAGGCGACTGTAGTAACACCTACTCCTCACTGTGCAAGAGATCACCAGGTCAGACAAGGCCTTTACTCCATTTACCCACAATGCCTGTGTTTAATGCTTGATCAATCCAAAAGTGTGTCTTTTAAAAGTGTTGTATGCAGTAATGTATCAGTTGTGCCGACATTGACCATATACATCTCATGTAcatcaagtcgctctggataagagcgtctgctaaatgacttaaatgtaaaatgtaaaacttCAGTATGTGAACTTCTCTGGCCTCTTTTAAAGACATAGCCCCCAGCCAGCCCCCTCAGCTCCCTGGCAACTGCCCCGAGCCCAAGAAACGCAAGACG
This genomic window from Oncorhynchus gorbuscha isolate QuinsamMale2020 ecotype Even-year linkage group LG07, OgorEven_v1.0, whole genome shotgun sequence contains:
- the LOC124039793 gene encoding LOW QUALITY PROTEIN: macrophage mannose receptor 1-like (The sequence of the model RefSeq protein was modified relative to this genomic sequence to represent the inferred CDS: deleted 1 base in 1 codon) — protein: MASSPSLAVFLCLMHALCCTAEIDSSSFLIYNQDHNKCVVAVSASQVTVAPCDHTSQNQQFRWASQSRLLSISLKLCLGAQDLKDWVKVLLFPCDEKSELQYWQCKNETLFGLKDKALHLNYGNRNEKNMMIYQGSGSWSWWKMYGTQKDLCSKGYQEVFTLGGNAFGSPCQFPFQFGEKWYAECTPQGRSDGQLWCATETDYNKAKKWGFCPSKSSSGWDSDPVTGVLYQRNTQSVLTWHQARKSCQQQGADLLSIVELHEQTYISGLTNILGTSLWIGLNSLDFEAGWQWSNGNPFRYLNWAPGHPSTEPGLSCATLNAGKASKWETNECSKKLGYICRKGNSTTLASAPIGKDQPTFCTSHWIPYAGHCYYLQRTKKMWRDALAACHKDGGDLASIHNIEEQSFIISQSGYTATDELWIGLNDQRNALLFEWTDRSHVTFSHWQTGEPSHGANLQEDCVLIRGKDGKWADNLCEKTYGYMCKKKASTKPVAGAPEEDSPGCKLGWIRYGSYCYNVGSETKTFDEAKQTCQRSDSILVEVADRYENAFLVSLVGLRPEKYFWTGLSNMADIDTFKWTTSSEVKFTHFNVGMPDRKQGCIAMITGMFAGLWDVVSCSNKEKYICKKMAEGVTSTMAPPTTPALSCPSGWSPAAKRNVCYKLYRKETEKKKSWSEAREFCKAIGGDLMSIHSATDLNGSPYHSSDAAWIGLSNLDPSAGFVWADGSAFSYENWGFGEPNNYNDNEKCAEVQFYYGRHWNDRHCDAYNDWICEIRKGVTPKPHPTQVEPVYNTTKDGWIEYNDTQYFFNTENLPMDVAREFCKKNFGDLVVITAESERKFIWKQISRGSEGQYYIGMTVGLDKSFSWLDGSPVVFTAWDQNEPNFANNDENCVTIYKSMGYWNDINCGVELASICKRTTSFTNTTMAPTTVPKGGCVPEWIAFQGKCYKFIGDSDKKPWQEARTYCIDQGGNLASVLSEKEQAFLTTQMLGNPQDIWIGLNDINWEMRFLWTEGRGVSYTNWAKGHPTSVPDGRYSFMEEVFDCVVLVGSSQKQAGMWKVEDCLVSRGFICKRNIDAQIVVPATTESTKTFYKLGNDSFKLVVQKMNWDEARRQCKADDAEMASILNPITQAFITMQIQKYNGPVWIGLNNNLTEGHFKWVDNWPLSYTKWGEDEPKNNMACVYMDTDAKWKTGDCSNTYSSLCKRSPDIAPSQPPQLPGNCPEPKKRKTWVPFRGYCYAFLNSVVDNWAHATVECLRMGASLVSVEDPLEASFIQKNLELLQDGSKSFWIGMHKSHEGDWMWIDNSVVDYTNWKQGMPKSGEQCVEIQSDSGLWSTNSCNRYKSYICKTAKVITPTEKQPVAAPLVEEAPHGYAGIVVAVVLVIITVVGLGAFLLRKRIPTPVLGECTFDNTLYFNNPIRPTAAVDTKGLVDNIEQNETA